In a genomic window of Dissulfuribacter thermophilus:
- a CDS encoding F0F1 ATP synthase subunit epsilon, with translation MPNKLLLEVVTPSRVVISEEVDLATAPGEDGEFGVMANHAPLLASLKIGEMRITNDGQTIRMAVSGGFCEVSNNKMTVLAEAAERSDEIDVDRALKAKERAEKRLQEAAAGQAAIDEARAMAALHRALVRLKVAQHS, from the coding sequence ATGCCAAATAAACTCCTTCTAGAGGTAGTAACACCTTCAAGGGTTGTAATTAGCGAAGAGGTAGATCTCGCCACAGCGCCTGGTGAAGACGGCGAGTTCGGTGTAATGGCGAATCATGCTCCGCTCTTAGCATCTCTGAAGATAGGTGAGATGCGTATTACCAATGATGGACAAACTATTCGTATGGCAGTGAGCGGAGGCTTTTGTGAGGTATCCAACAATAAAATGACAGTCCTCGCAGAAGCTGCCGAGAGGTCGGATGAAATTGATGTAGATAGGGCACTAAAGGCCAAGGAAAGAGCAGAAAAGAGGCTGCAGGAGGCAGCTGCAGGGCAAGCTGCAATAGATGAGGCCAGAGCCATGGCCGCATTACATAGGGCCCTCGTGAGATTGAA
- the atpD gene encoding F0F1 ATP synthase subunit beta, translating into MSEQNIGRIAQVVGPVVDVEFEPGKLPAILNGLLVTNPAIDDTEDNLVIEVAQHLGDNMVRCIAMDTTDGLVRGMPVKDTGAPIKIPVGPATLGRILNVVGKPVDGKGDIKADVYYPIHRKAPAFVEQDTTVQVLETGIKVIDLLVPFPRGGKMGLFGGAGCGKTVIMMEMVHNIAMQHGGISVFCGAGERTREGNDLYLEMKESGVLPKAALIYGQMTEPPGARARIGLTGLTAAEYFRDEEGQDVLFFIDNIFRFTQAGSEVSALLGRIPSAVGYQPTLATDLGALQERITSTTKGSITAVECVYVPADDLTDPAPATTFAHLDGTVVLSRQIAELGIYPAVDPLDSTSRILDPNVLGEEHYQVARQVQQTLQKYKDLQDIIAILGMDELSDEDKLTVQRARKIQRFLSQPFHVAETFTGIPGKYVKVEDTVRGFKEILEGKHDDLPEQAFYMVGTIEEAIEKAKQS; encoded by the coding sequence ATGTCTGAACAAAACATAGGAAGAATAGCCCAGGTCGTAGGGCCAGTAGTGGACGTCGAGTTTGAGCCAGGAAAGCTCCCAGCCATTTTGAATGGCCTTTTGGTGACCAATCCTGCTATTGATGATACTGAGGACAATCTTGTCATTGAGGTTGCTCAGCACCTTGGTGATAACATGGTGCGCTGCATCGCTATGGATACCACAGACGGATTGGTTAGGGGTATGCCAGTAAAGGACACTGGTGCTCCTATCAAGATCCCTGTTGGGCCTGCTACCCTAGGTAGAATTCTAAATGTCGTTGGAAAGCCAGTCGATGGTAAAGGTGATATCAAGGCCGATGTATATTACCCAATTCATAGGAAGGCTCCGGCATTCGTAGAACAGGATACCACGGTACAGGTTCTCGAAACAGGTATTAAAGTTATCGACCTCCTGGTTCCGTTCCCAAGGGGCGGTAAGATGGGACTGTTCGGAGGTGCAGGATGTGGTAAAACGGTCATCATGATGGAAATGGTCCACAATATTGCTATGCAACACGGCGGTATTTCAGTCTTCTGCGGTGCTGGAGAACGTACCAGAGAAGGTAACGACCTCTATCTAGAAATGAAGGAATCAGGCGTTCTTCCAAAGGCCGCTCTCATATACGGGCAGATGACCGAGCCACCTGGAGCACGTGCCAGGATTGGTCTCACGGGGCTAACTGCTGCCGAGTACTTTAGGGATGAAGAAGGACAGGACGTGCTGTTCTTTATTGATAACATTTTCAGATTTACCCAGGCCGGTTCAGAGGTCTCCGCTCTACTTGGTCGTATCCCATCAGCAGTCGGTTATCAGCCTACTCTAGCTACTGACTTGGGTGCTCTTCAGGAACGTATTACATCCACAACCAAGGGATCAATTACAGCAGTTGAATGTGTTTACGTGCCTGCTGACGACCTTACTGACCCGGCTCCAGCAACTACCTTTGCACACCTTGACGGTACAGTCGTTCTTTCGCGTCAGATCGCAGAGCTCGGTATATATCCTGCAGTGGATCCTTTGGATTCAACATCTCGAATTCTTGATCCAAATGTTCTTGGTGAGGAACACTATCAGGTTGCACGTCAGGTCCAGCAGACGCTTCAGAAATATAAGGACCTTCAGGACATTATAGCCATTCTCGGTATGGACGAGCTGTCTGACGAAGATAAGCTCACAGTCCAAAGGGCTAGAAAGATACAGCGTTTCCTTTCTCAGCCATTCCACGTTGCCGAGACATTTACTGGTATACCTGGTAAATATGTAAAAGTGGAAGATACAGTGAGAGGCTTTAAGGAAATCCTGGAAGGTAAGCACGATGACCTTCCAGAGCAGGCCTTCTACATGGTAGGTACCATTGAAGAGGCCATTGAAAAGGCCAAACAGAGCTAA
- the atpG gene encoding ATP synthase F1 subunit gamma, which yields MPSLKDIKLKINGIKKTQQITKAMNMVAAAKLRGAQENMENFRPYAEKFAAVIGDLGGSVNPNSFPLMAIRPVKKVLAIVVTADRGLCGAFNANIINAAEKFAKAQAEEGKEVKFACIGKKGFHYLRKSAFEVVAHAIDCMAYIQMQDAKRIGKVAIDMFLEEQVDQVQLLYGRFINVVTQKPTFKRLLPISKEGLGGEEAEDNGPKPTYIYEPEPERILNNLMPMYVNVQIMAAMLETAASEQAARMTAMDNATRACEDMLHTLTLSFNKARQAAITKELMDIVGGAEALKG from the coding sequence ATGCCTTCACTAAAGGATATTAAACTAAAGATAAACGGAATTAAAAAAACCCAGCAGATCACCAAGGCAATGAACATGGTGGCTGCTGCCAAGCTCCGCGGCGCCCAAGAGAATATGGAGAATTTTCGGCCATACGCGGAGAAATTTGCAGCAGTCATTGGCGACCTAGGTGGCTCTGTTAATCCCAATTCCTTTCCTCTTATGGCCATAAGGCCAGTAAAGAAGGTCTTAGCCATCGTTGTGACTGCTGACAGGGGGCTCTGCGGGGCATTCAATGCAAATATAATAAACGCAGCTGAGAAATTTGCAAAAGCACAGGCCGAAGAGGGAAAGGAAGTAAAATTTGCATGCATTGGCAAGAAGGGATTTCATTATTTAAGAAAATCTGCATTTGAAGTGGTCGCTCATGCTATTGACTGCATGGCATATATTCAGATGCAGGATGCTAAGAGGATAGGTAAGGTAGCGATCGATATGTTCCTCGAAGAACAGGTAGATCAGGTCCAGTTGTTGTATGGCAGATTTATAAACGTAGTCACTCAAAAGCCTACGTTTAAACGGCTTCTGCCAATATCCAAGGAAGGCCTTGGGGGAGAGGAGGCTGAGGACAATGGGCCTAAACCTACATACATTTATGAACCTGAACCTGAACGGATACTCAATAACTTGATGCCAATGTATGTGAATGTCCAGATTATGGCAGCAATGCTTGAAACAGCTGCAAGTGAACAGGCCGCACGTATGACTGCGATGGATAATGCTACAAGGGCTTGTGAGGATATGCTGCATACACTCACATTAAGTTTTAATAAAGCCCGCCAGGCTGCAATTACGAAAGAATTGATGGATATAGTGGGCGGTGCAGAGGCTCTTAAGGGCTAA
- the atpA gene encoding F0F1 ATP synthase subunit alpha has translation MAQIKAAEISDIIKKQIQDYEKQIDLAETGTVLSVGDNIARVYGVRNCMAMELLEFPGGIMGVALNLEQDNVGVAVMGDCTQIKEGDLVKRTGKIAQVPVGEALLGRVVDALGNPIDGKGPIKATEYRRIEMKAPGVIERKPVHEPCYTGLKAIDSMTPIGKGQRELIIGDRQIGKTAIGVDAIIAQKNTGVYCIYVAIGQKQATVALVVEALRRHGAMDYTTVVAASASEPASLQYLSAFAGCAMGEYFRDNGKHALIIYDDLSKQAVAYREMSLLLRRPPGREAYPGDIFYNHSRLLERAAKLSDELGAGSLTALPIIETQQGDVSAYIPTNVISITDGQVYLEPGLFFAGIRPAINVGLSVSRVGGAAQVKAMKQVAGTLRLDLAQYRELAAFAQFGSDLDKATQQQLRRGERLVEILKQPQYQPLPMEKQVVIIYAGTRGLLDELPVEVLQEFERELYDYIEKNQPDIFQELRDKQAIDDALDKKMNATISNFVQQFKANRNIK, from the coding sequence ATGGCACAGATAAAAGCAGCAGAAATAAGTGACATAATTAAAAAACAGATCCAGGATTATGAGAAACAAATAGACCTTGCCGAAACTGGCACGGTGTTGTCAGTCGGTGACAACATCGCCCGTGTCTATGGAGTTAGAAACTGCATGGCCATGGAGCTTCTTGAGTTCCCAGGCGGAATAATGGGTGTCGCCCTGAACCTCGAACAAGACAACGTAGGTGTGGCAGTCATGGGTGATTGTACACAGATTAAAGAGGGCGATCTCGTGAAACGTACAGGCAAAATTGCCCAGGTGCCTGTGGGTGAAGCCCTCCTAGGACGTGTTGTCGATGCTCTTGGGAATCCTATTGACGGCAAGGGGCCTATTAAAGCAACCGAGTACCGAAGGATTGAGATGAAGGCTCCGGGTGTTATTGAGAGAAAGCCCGTGCATGAGCCCTGTTATACAGGTCTCAAGGCTATTGACTCAATGACCCCAATTGGAAAAGGTCAGCGTGAATTGATTATCGGTGACCGCCAGATTGGAAAGACTGCAATCGGCGTTGATGCCATTATTGCTCAAAAGAATACAGGCGTTTACTGTATTTACGTAGCAATTGGGCAGAAGCAAGCAACTGTCGCCTTGGTAGTTGAAGCTTTGAGGCGCCATGGTGCAATGGATTACACAACTGTTGTTGCTGCAAGTGCTAGTGAGCCGGCATCTCTGCAGTATCTCAGTGCATTTGCAGGATGCGCCATGGGTGAATATTTTAGGGATAATGGAAAACATGCCCTAATCATATATGATGATCTTTCCAAGCAGGCCGTGGCATACAGGGAAATGTCTCTTCTTCTCAGACGTCCACCAGGACGTGAGGCATATCCTGGCGATATCTTCTATAACCACTCAAGACTTCTAGAGAGGGCTGCAAAATTAAGTGATGAACTCGGAGCTGGCAGCTTGACAGCACTTCCCATTATTGAGACCCAGCAGGGGGACGTGTCTGCATACATTCCAACAAACGTTATCTCCATTACAGACGGTCAGGTTTATCTTGAACCGGGCCTATTCTTCGCTGGTATCCGCCCTGCAATTAATGTCGGTCTGTCCGTTTCCAGGGTCGGTGGTGCGGCTCAGGTTAAGGCAATGAAACAGGTTGCCGGTACTCTTCGTTTGGATCTGGCTCAGTACAGGGAATTGGCTGCATTTGCTCAGTTCGGTAGTGATCTGGATAAGGCTACACAGCAGCAGCTCAGACGTGGTGAAAGGCTCGTTGAGATACTCAAACAACCTCAGTATCAGCCATTACCAATGGAGAAGCAGGTCGTTATTATCTATGCTGGTACCAGGGGGCTATTAGACGAGCTGCCAGTTGAAGTACTACAGGAATTTGAGCGAGAATTGTACGATTATATTGAGAAGAATCAGCCAGACATATTCCAGGAGTTGAGAGATAAGCAGGCAATTGATGATGCGCTGGACAAAAAAATGAATGCAACTATTTCTAACTTCGTCCAGCAATTTAAGGCAAACAGGAACATAAAGTAA
- the atpH gene encoding ATP synthase F1 subunit delta produces MISSIVARRYAKALFTIGKEVGKLEEFAEQLSSIASFLSSEPEIEEALESPVYPPDLKGQIVGEILKAIGAGEELTKFMELLVEKRRIQAIKVIQKFYQELMDEEMGVVRAVVTTAVPMPEDLKEKLKEILAQVTGKDVVLELQEDPSIIGGVVAHIGDMVWDGSIRSQLQGFKESIGRGELG; encoded by the coding sequence TTGATTAGTTCAATTGTTGCCAGAAGATATGCCAAGGCGTTGTTTACTATAGGGAAGGAAGTGGGAAAACTCGAGGAGTTTGCAGAGCAGTTGAGCTCCATTGCCTCCTTCCTGAGCTCCGAGCCCGAGATTGAGGAGGCCTTGGAGAGTCCGGTTTATCCTCCCGATCTCAAAGGTCAGATAGTTGGTGAAATTCTTAAGGCTATTGGGGCTGGTGAGGAGCTCACCAAATTTATGGAACTCCTCGTAGAGAAGAGGCGAATACAGGCCATCAAAGTTATCCAAAAGTTCTATCAAGAGCTAATGGATGAAGAGATGGGTGTAGTGAGAGCAGTTGTAACCACTGCTGTACCAATGCCTGAAGACCTGAAGGAAAAACTAAAAGAGATCCTTGCACAGGTGACAGGCAAAGATGTGGTGCTTGAATTGCAAGAAGACCCATCCATAATCGGCGGCGTGGTGGCCCACATCGGCGACATGGTATGGGATGGAAGTATAAGAAGCCAACTCCAAGGCTTCAAAGAATCCATAGGGAGGGGTGAACTCGGATAA
- the atpF gene encoding F0F1 ATP synthase subunit B, whose amino-acid sequence MRGKSLFGLVVLFAVLVLWPCSVTKIYASEEGHAVQQEAVVNHHVAASGEGSGAAMHEGAHHAEGGAHGEHHGLTHQQIMNFIWHTLNFALLVVILVKFLKAPIANALKSRTEDIEKAFAELEEKKKEAERKYAEYEKKLSTMDKEAERILSSFIQQGEAEKQKIIEQARQSAERIKAQAELYVQQELQKARHELQREVAEIAVKMAEDIIRKNLNEQDHHRLISEYLEKVVTKN is encoded by the coding sequence ATGCGTGGGAAGAGCCTTTTTGGGTTGGTTGTACTGTTTGCGGTTTTGGTGTTGTGGCCATGTTCGGTAACCAAAATATATGCATCTGAGGAGGGTCACGCGGTCCAGCAGGAGGCAGTAGTAAATCATCATGTTGCCGCATCTGGAGAGGGTTCTGGGGCGGCAATGCACGAAGGTGCGCATCATGCTGAAGGTGGAGCGCATGGTGAGCATCATGGGTTGACCCACCAGCAGATAATGAATTTTATATGGCACACTCTGAATTTTGCCCTTCTTGTTGTTATTCTAGTGAAATTTTTGAAAGCTCCTATTGCTAACGCGTTAAAATCCCGCACCGAGGACATAGAAAAGGCCTTTGCAGAGCTTGAGGAGAAGAAAAAAGAGGCTGAAAGGAAATATGCAGAATATGAGAAAAAATTGTCCACAATGGACAAAGAGGCAGAGCGCATATTGAGTAGTTTTATACAGCAGGGAGAGGCAGAGAAGCAAAAGATTATTGAGCAGGCTCGACAGTCAGCTGAGCGCATTAAGGCCCAAGCAGAACTCTATGTCCAGCAGGAGTTGCAGAAGGCAAGGCACGAGCTGCAGCGTGAAGTGGCAGAGATAGCCGTCAAGATGGCGGAAGATATAATTCGTAAAAACCTGAATGAGCAAGATCATCATAGGCTCATCAGTGAATACTTAGAAAAGGTGGTGACCAAGAATTGA
- a CDS encoding ATP synthase F0 subunit B → MITLDASFLVQVIGTLVLMAVLNSLLYKPIRQMLQERESKMAAIREEAERLEKSAHQLLENFNAKLANARSEGVQKREELKAQAREEEKALIEESTKEATQKKQELLGELTAQIESARSELKAQAEAFAVEIAQKLLGRAI, encoded by the coding sequence ATGATAACACTAGATGCCTCGTTCCTGGTGCAGGTAATAGGCACGCTTGTCTTGATGGCAGTTTTGAATTCGTTGCTCTATAAGCCAATCCGTCAAATGTTGCAAGAACGTGAATCCAAGATGGCGGCCATAAGGGAAGAGGCCGAGAGGCTTGAGAAGAGTGCTCATCAGCTCTTGGAGAATTTTAATGCAAAATTGGCAAATGCACGTTCTGAGGGAGTGCAAAAAAGGGAAGAGCTCAAGGCACAGGCTAGAGAGGAGGAAAAGGCCTTGATTGAGGAAAGTACGAAAGAGGCAACTCAGAAGAAGCAAGAGCTTCTGGGAGAGCTCACCGCCCAGATTGAGTCGGCTAGGTCAGAGCTCAAGGCTCAAGCCGAGGCCTTTGCTGTAGAAATAGCCCAGAAGCTCCTTGGGAGGGCAATATAA
- a CDS encoding radical SAM protein, with protein MLNDMNNILEVTETFVSLQGEGLFTGVPCFFIRLSRCNLRCSYCDTEYAKAPGERKLIEDLVEEWRGSRVPFVQITGGEPLLQNGVYPLMTQLLKKGAVVLLETNGSIGLKDVPIGVYKCVDRKCPGSGEVGSWIPENLRFLGRMDSVKFVISNRNDYEWAREEVLRQGLSRFTNPIFSPVWGVLAPTELADWIVEDRTPVRLGLQMHKILWKEARGR; from the coding sequence GTGTTGAATGATATGAACAATATCCTTGAAGTAACCGAGACATTTGTCAGCCTACAAGGCGAAGGGCTGTTTACCGGAGTGCCATGTTTTTTTATTCGCCTATCAAGGTGTAATCTAAGGTGTTCATACTGTGACACGGAATACGCAAAGGCACCAGGTGAAAGAAAACTAATCGAAGATTTGGTGGAAGAGTGGAGAGGATCTAGAGTGCCATTTGTACAAATCACTGGTGGAGAGCCACTGCTCCAAAATGGAGTATATCCATTGATGACTCAGTTGCTGAAAAAGGGAGCAGTTGTTCTTCTGGAAACCAACGGAAGTATTGGTCTAAAAGACGTGCCCATAGGGGTATATAAGTGCGTTGATCGTAAATGTCCTGGAAGCGGGGAAGTAGGGTCGTGGATACCTGAAAATTTGCGCTTTCTTGGTAGGATGGACTCTGTGAAGTTTGTTATAAGCAACCGAAATGATTATGAGTGGGCCAGAGAGGAAGTCCTAAGGCAAGGACTTTCAAGATTTACTAATCCAATATTTAGTCCGGTATGGGGTGTGCTTGCTCCAACAGAACTGGCTGATTGGATAGTGGAAGACAGAACGCCAGTCCGTTTGGGCCTCCAAATGCACAAAATCTTGTGGAAAGAGGCGCGAGGACGATAA
- the queD gene encoding 6-carboxytetrahydropterin synthase QueD yields MYEIFVEREFAAAHYLRDYPGNCEHLHGHNWIVRAFVRVEKLNEIHVGIDFRDLKKALDSVLQELDHTNINDHPAFQERNPSSENIAYFIFHSLKERLQHIEGVEVAKVTVCETPKTGVTYSE; encoded by the coding sequence ATGTATGAAATATTTGTTGAACGCGAATTTGCCGCAGCTCACTATTTAAGGGATTACCCTGGGAATTGCGAGCATCTTCATGGGCATAATTGGATAGTCCGTGCATTTGTTAGGGTAGAAAAACTCAATGAAATCCATGTAGGAATAGATTTTCGTGATCTAAAAAAGGCCCTTGATTCAGTCCTGCAGGAACTAGATCACACAAACATAAATGATCATCCAGCATTCCAGGAAAGAAATCCATCCAGTGAGAACATAGCATATTTTATATTCCATTCACTTAAGGAAAGACTTCAACATATTGAAGGGGTTGAAGTTGCCAAAGTGACGGTATGTGAGACCCCGAAGACAGGGGTTACCTACAGTGAATGA
- a CDS encoding YggS family pyridoxal phosphate-dependent enzyme has product MKNRALENSIQKIKIEIEDALSRARRDPNDVTLVAVSKRFPEEVIEQAVVLGLRVFGENYVQEGVRKVKFFRERGYDLEWHLIGHLQKNKAKSAVEYFDWIETVDSIELVKRLERVADGLNKDIQCLVQVNISMDPGKSGLHPHEVRPFFKILRDEIQPKHVKIKGLMTIPLYSEDPDDSRKWYRELRELRDRLLDDFGDNFELCELSMGMSHDFKVAIEEGATFIRVGQALFGPRPT; this is encoded by the coding sequence ATGAAGAACAGAGCATTGGAGAATAGCATACAAAAGATTAAAATTGAAATAGAAGATGCCTTGTCGAGGGCTCGAAGAGATCCCAATGATGTCACGCTCGTTGCAGTGTCTAAACGGTTTCCTGAAGAAGTTATTGAGCAGGCAGTGGTTTTAGGACTCAGGGTATTTGGGGAAAATTATGTCCAGGAAGGGGTAAGGAAAGTAAAATTTTTTCGTGAACGTGGCTATGACCTCGAATGGCATTTAATAGGTCATCTACAAAAAAACAAGGCAAAGTCTGCCGTAGAGTACTTTGATTGGATAGAGACTGTTGATAGCATTGAGCTAGTCAAGAGGCTAGAGCGCGTGGCAGACGGACTTAATAAGGATATCCAATGCCTCGTTCAAGTAAATATCTCAATGGATCCAGGAAAGTCGGGGCTTCATCCTCATGAAGTCCGTCCCTTTTTTAAGATTCTTAGAGATGAAATCCAGCCTAAGCATGTAAAAATAAAAGGTCTCATGACAATCCCTCTGTATTCAGAGGACCCTGATGATTCTAGAAAGTGGTACAGAGAACTTAGAGAGCTCAGGGACAGATTGTTGGATGATTTTGGTGACAACTTTGAATTATGTGAACTAAGCATGGGGATGAGCCATGATTTTAAAGTTGCCATTGAAGAGGGTGCAACATTCATTAGAGTAGGCCAGGCGCTGTTTGGCCCAAGACCAACTTAA
- a CDS encoding Maf family protein produces the protein MVQRECKGPLQTLERLILASKSPRRRDLLSGLGLKFDVIPSEEKEPPFQEGQLPQEYALHVAKLKARNIAKNYKDSWVLGADTIVVVDGDVLGKPKDREQALSMLTRLTGRMHTVYTGCWIVGPYTSGGYEEGFVVGSNVWLSNLSRDILESYVLTGEPMDKAGSYAVQGLGSFMVERIEGSYTNVVGLPLTELVGTLLKLEIVGPRK, from the coding sequence ATGGTCCAGCGAGAATGCAAGGGCCCTCTTCAAACCCTTGAAAGATTGATTCTCGCATCAAAATCACCTCGAAGAAGGGATCTCTTAAGTGGGCTTGGACTGAAATTTGACGTAATTCCCAGCGAGGAAAAGGAACCTCCTTTTCAAGAAGGGCAGCTGCCGCAAGAATATGCCCTTCATGTCGCAAAGTTAAAGGCCAGAAATATTGCAAAGAATTACAAGGACTCCTGGGTTCTTGGTGCTGATACTATCGTGGTTGTGGATGGAGACGTGCTTGGCAAACCAAAAGATCGAGAGCAGGCTCTATCTATGTTGACTCGTTTAACTGGAAGGATGCACACTGTCTACACAGGTTGTTGGATCGTAGGGCCTTATACATCAGGCGGATATGAAGAGGGCTTTGTCGTGGGTTCAAATGTCTGGCTTTCAAATTTGTCAAGGGATATATTAGAGTCTTATGTCCTAACTGGGGAACCAATGGACAAGGCTGGAAGCTATGCCGTTCAAGGATTGGGTTCCTTTATGGTGGAGAGGATTGAAGGTTCCTATACCAATGTGGTGGGATTGCCACTTACTGAGTTGGTAGGAACCCTTTTAAAATTAGAGATTGTAGGTCCACGGAAATGA
- a CDS encoding TatD family hydrolase, whose amino-acid sequence MLIDTHAHLDFPELSKDLGQVIERAKKAGVEKIISVGIDETSSLSAQRISKEFPGIVYATIGLHPHDAKSLDNDLMDRFKSYLRQGGFIGIGETGLDFAKAYSSKLDQEEAFRFQLSLSKEFALPVVIHTREAGPDTLRILKSEDAKGATGVIHCFSGDYELLKAFLDLGFYISFSGIITFPRAQALRDAVKKCPLDRFFIETDSPFLAPVPKRGKTNEPSYVKYIAKEVARLKGIDFEEVCRWSSENARALFKPLKD is encoded by the coding sequence ATGCTCATAGATACCCATGCACATCTTGATTTCCCTGAATTAAGTAAGGACCTGGGTCAGGTAATTGAGCGGGCGAAAAAGGCAGGGGTTGAAAAAATAATTTCAGTGGGGATTGATGAGACATCCTCTCTGTCTGCTCAGAGGATATCAAAAGAATTCCCTGGAATAGTCTATGCAACTATTGGGCTCCATCCCCATGATGCCAAATCCTTAGATAATGATTTAATGGACAGGTTTAAGAGTTATCTGAGACAAGGGGGATTCATTGGCATTGGAGAAACAGGTCTGGATTTTGCTAAAGCCTATTCCTCCAAGCTTGATCAGGAAGAGGCCTTTAGGTTTCAGCTCTCTCTTTCAAAGGAATTCGCCTTGCCAGTGGTCATTCATACAAGGGAGGCTGGACCAGACACCCTGAGGATACTAAAAAGCGAGGATGCAAAAGGGGCAACAGGAGTGATTCATTGCTTTTCTGGGGATTATGAGCTCTTAAAGGCATTTTTAGACCTGGGATTTTACATTTCTTTTTCAGGCATAATCACCTTTCCTAGGGCTCAAGCCCTAAGAGATGCAGTTAAGAAATGTCCTTTAGACAGGTTTTTTATTGAAACTGACAGTCCTTTTTTGGCCCCAGTGCCAAAGAGGGGGAAAACTAATGAACCCTCATATGTCAAATATATCGCAAAAGAGGTTGCTCGTTTAAAGGGAATAGATTTTGAGGAGGTGTGTAGATGGTCCAGCGAGAATGCAAGGGCCCTCTTCAAACCCTTGAAAGATTGA
- a CDS encoding sensor histidine kinase — protein MNFLDYSEDNSSCLRNLQVLRSELSFQRSRLSFFLELAQKLNSEFLESDDVVEILRAVLVGVTAGEGLGFNRAFWFEFDSGKRALRGALALGPSDAEEAAAIWESMRREPITLFEMLEKVAHHFENSHHPLNRLVRSIEVSMDEREHFLVTSLLERLPFVVDYVPQGVFWPLGEAPLAVAPVATGPHSYGVIVCDNHILRRPIEPNDLEILVLFTTIASMAITKARMCTLLKGKICELETLTRELNDSKNKLVQAEKTAEMGRIADRILHEIKNPLSAVGGLARVLAKRSEDEALRYIAQKIVEGTEKIEGTLNGLFRFDQGPKLDFEKVRVKPLLETIFRVIAVDLEHRGIDGHFTMNIPDDYHVNLDVPHFQQAFYHIVHNALNSMKNGGILIVIARILDGDLEIEVADTGQKISTTDLPINEAHSEPKSLRGLGVGLSLSKQIVELHGGDFKISSNNIGGKTIRIVFSNTK, from the coding sequence ATGAATTTCCTGGATTATAGTGAAGATAATTCTTCTTGTTTGAGAAATCTTCAAGTACTGCGTTCCGAACTATCGTTTCAAAGAAGTCGATTGTCTTTCTTCTTAGAACTCGCTCAGAAGTTGAATAGTGAATTTTTAGAAAGCGACGATGTAGTCGAGATATTAAGGGCAGTACTTGTTGGAGTGACTGCTGGAGAAGGCCTTGGATTCAATAGGGCCTTTTGGTTTGAGTTTGATAGTGGAAAAAGGGCTCTACGAGGTGCCTTGGCCCTTGGACCTAGTGATGCTGAAGAGGCGGCGGCTATTTGGGAAAGTATGCGTAGAGAGCCTATAACACTTTTTGAGATGCTCGAAAAAGTGGCCCACCATTTTGAAAATTCACACCATCCATTGAATCGGTTGGTCAGAAGTATTGAAGTGTCTATGGATGAGAGAGAGCACTTTTTAGTGACCTCTCTCTTGGAACGTCTGCCATTTGTCGTTGACTATGTGCCACAAGGCGTATTTTGGCCGTTAGGAGAAGCTCCTCTTGCAGTTGCACCGGTGGCCACTGGCCCCCATTCATATGGAGTTATAGTCTGTGACAACCACATACTTCGTCGCCCAATTGAACCGAATGATTTGGAAATATTGGTACTATTTACTACCATCGCATCCATGGCCATTACTAAGGCAAGGATGTGTACCCTCTTGAAGGGGAAGATATGTGAACTGGAGACACTTACGAGAGAGTTGAATGATAGTAAAAATAAGCTGGTTCAAGCGGAAAAAACAGCAGAAATGGGACGGATTGCAGATCGAATCCTTCATGAAATAAAAAATCCTTTGAGTGCCGTTGGGGGCTTGGCAAGAGTATTGGCCAAAAGATCAGAAGATGAAGCCCTAAGGTATATCGCTCAGAAAATTGTAGAGGGTACGGAAAAAATAGAAGGGACACTCAATGGGCTTTTTAGATTTGATCAGGGTCCCAAACTCGACTTTGAGAAGGTAAGAGTTAAGCCATTATTAGAGACAATATTTCGTGTGATTGCTGTTGACTTGGAACACAGAGGGATTGATGGTCACTTTACAATGAATATACCTGATGATTATCATGTGAATCTTGATGTGCCGCATTTCCAACAGGCTTTTTACCATATAGTGCACAACGCCTTAAACTCTATGAAAAACGGCGGAATCCTAATTGTCATAGCAAGGATTTTAGATGGAGATTTGGAGATAGAGGTGGCAGACACCGGACAGAAAATTTCAACGACTGATTTGCCTATTAATGAGGCACACTCAGAACCAAAATCCCTAAGGGGATTGGGAGTGGGGCTTAGTCTGTCCAAGCAGATTGTGGAGCTTCACGGAGGAGACTTCAAAATCAGTAGTAACAATATTGGTGGAAAAACGATACGAATCGTTTTCTCTAACACAAAATAA